The Streptomyces sp. NBC_01255 genome window below encodes:
- a CDS encoding anthrone oxygenase family protein → MTQTTGGKGAGAVLGAATAATGLLAGVWFAYVCSVMPALALSDDRVYVEVMRNINDVIQNPVFFTPFFGATILAGVAAWQHRATPARTWTLAALVLSVVVFLVTSAANVPLNDALAATRDPAAARAAFEDPWVAWNLVRAIVTAAGFACLLRALAVRARTDA, encoded by the coding sequence ATGACACAGACCACGGGTGGGAAAGGTGCCGGGGCCGTCCTCGGCGCGGCGACGGCGGCGACCGGACTCCTCGCGGGGGTGTGGTTCGCGTACGTCTGCTCGGTCATGCCGGCGCTGGCGCTGAGCGACGACCGGGTCTACGTCGAGGTGATGCGGAACATCAACGACGTGATCCAGAACCCCGTCTTCTTCACCCCGTTCTTCGGGGCGACGATCCTCGCGGGCGTGGCCGCCTGGCAGCACCGCGCGACCCCGGCGCGGACCTGGACGCTCGCGGCCCTCGTCCTCTCCGTGGTGGTCTTCCTGGTCACCTCGGCGGCGAACGTGCCCCTCAACGACGCCCTCGCGGCCACCCGCGACCCGGCCGCGGCCCGGGCCGCCTTCGAGGACCCCTGGGTGGCGTGGAACCTGGTCCGCGCGATCGTCACGGCCGCGGGCTTCGCCTGCCTGCTCCGGGCCCTCGCGGTACGGGCCCGGACGGACGCCTAG
- a CDS encoding bifunctional salicylyl-CoA 5-hydroxylase/oxidoreductase, with protein MAAPTPAAPTPAAPRADGRPARIAVIGGGPGGLYAAALLKRLDPAREVTVWERNAPSDTFGFGVVLSDETLGGIRDADPAVYEALRRELVRWDDIDVVHRGHRTTSTGHGFAALGRRRLLELLHARCAELGVRLRFRTEAPPAAELAAGHDLVVAADGVHSRTREAHADHFRPTITTHRCRYIWLAADFPFDAFRFEIAETEHGVMQLHAYPFSAGSSTVIVEMREEVWRAAGFHELDEAESTARCAKIFAEALGGRELRSHRSTWTAFRTVVNERWSHGNTVLIGDAAHTAHFSIGSGTKLAVEDALALARQLGEHSTLAEALTTYEAERRPVVASTQRAAAASLRWFEELAGHVDRPPRRFAFDLLTRSRRVTHANLRLRDPAFTAAVERDFGCPPGTPPMFTPFRLRGLTLRNRVVVSPMDMYVAEDGVPGDFHLVHLGARALGGAGLVMTEMVCVSPEGRITPGCTGLWTDEQADAWARITAFVHTQAPGTAIGVQLGHSGRKGSTRRMWEGIDQPLPEGNWPLVAASPLPYRSGVNQTPSALDRAGLAAVREEFAAAAHRAARSGFDLLELHAAHGYLLSGFLSPLTNLRTDAYGGALEARLRFPLEVFDAVREVWPEDRPMTVRVSATDWAEGGTSPEDALAVARAFADRGADAIDVSTGQVVPDERPEYGRSYQTPYADRIRNTVGVPVIAVGAISSWDDVNSLLLAGRADLCALARPHLYDPHWTLHAAAEQGYEGPAAPWPAPYRAGSRPPPTGRRDQ; from the coding sequence ATGGCCGCCCCGACGCCGGCCGCCCCGACGCCGGCCGCTCCCCGGGCCGACGGGCGTCCCGCGCGGATCGCCGTCATCGGGGGCGGCCCCGGCGGCCTCTACGCCGCCGCCCTCCTCAAACGGCTCGACCCCGCCCGCGAGGTCACCGTCTGGGAGCGGAACGCGCCCTCCGACACCTTCGGCTTCGGCGTCGTCCTCTCCGACGAGACCCTCGGCGGCATCCGGGACGCCGACCCCGCCGTGTACGAGGCGCTCCGCCGCGAGCTCGTCCGCTGGGACGACATCGACGTCGTCCACCGGGGCCACCGCACGACCTCCACCGGCCACGGCTTCGCCGCCCTCGGCCGCCGCCGCCTCCTGGAGCTCCTCCACGCCCGCTGCGCCGAGCTCGGCGTACGACTCCGCTTCCGTACCGAGGCCCCGCCCGCCGCCGAGCTCGCCGCCGGCCACGACCTCGTCGTCGCCGCCGACGGCGTCCACAGCCGCACCCGCGAGGCCCACGCCGACCACTTCCGCCCCACGATCACCACCCACCGCTGCCGCTACATCTGGCTCGCCGCGGACTTCCCCTTCGACGCCTTCCGTTTCGAGATCGCCGAGACCGAGCACGGCGTGATGCAGCTGCACGCCTACCCCTTCTCCGCCGGCTCCTCCACCGTCATCGTCGAGATGCGCGAGGAGGTCTGGCGGGCCGCCGGGTTCCACGAACTCGACGAGGCCGAGTCCACCGCACGCTGCGCCAAGATCTTCGCCGAGGCGCTCGGCGGCCGGGAGCTGCGCTCCCACCGCTCCACCTGGACCGCGTTCCGTACCGTCGTCAACGAGCGCTGGTCGCACGGCAACACCGTCCTCATCGGCGACGCCGCCCACACCGCGCACTTCTCCATCGGCTCCGGCACCAAACTGGCCGTCGAGGACGCCCTCGCCCTCGCCCGGCAGCTCGGCGAACACTCCACCCTCGCCGAGGCGTTGACCACCTACGAGGCCGAACGCCGCCCGGTCGTCGCCTCCACCCAGCGCGCGGCAGCCGCCAGCCTCCGCTGGTTCGAGGAGCTCGCCGGCCACGTCGACCGGCCGCCCCGCCGCTTCGCCTTCGACCTCCTCACCCGCAGCCGCCGCGTCACCCACGCCAACCTGCGGCTGCGCGACCCGGCCTTCACCGCCGCCGTCGAACGCGACTTCGGCTGCCCGCCCGGGACGCCGCCCATGTTCACCCCCTTCCGGCTGCGCGGACTGACCCTCCGGAACCGTGTCGTCGTCTCGCCCATGGACATGTACGTCGCCGAGGACGGCGTCCCCGGCGACTTCCACCTCGTCCACCTGGGCGCCAGGGCGCTCGGCGGCGCCGGACTCGTCATGACCGAGATGGTGTGCGTGAGCCCCGAGGGCCGCATCACGCCCGGGTGCACCGGCCTGTGGACCGACGAACAGGCCGACGCCTGGGCCCGGATCACCGCCTTCGTCCACACCCAGGCACCCGGCACGGCGATCGGCGTCCAGCTCGGCCACTCCGGCCGCAAGGGCTCCACCCGGCGCATGTGGGAGGGCATCGACCAGCCCCTTCCCGAGGGGAACTGGCCACTCGTCGCCGCCTCGCCCCTGCCGTACCGGTCGGGCGTCAACCAGACCCCGAGCGCCCTCGACCGCGCCGGACTCGCCGCCGTGCGCGAGGAGTTCGCGGCCGCCGCCCACCGCGCCGCCCGCAGCGGCTTCGACCTGCTCGAACTCCACGCCGCCCACGGGTACTTGCTCTCCGGCTTCCTCTCCCCGCTCACCAACCTCCGCACCGACGCCTACGGCGGCGCCCTCGAAGCCCGGCTGCGCTTCCCGCTCGAAGTCTTCGACGCCGTACGGGAGGTGTGGCCCGAGGACCGCCCCATGACCGTGCGCGTCTCGGCGACCGACTGGGCCGAGGGCGGCACGAGCCCCGAGGACGCCCTCGCGGTCGCCCGCGCCTTCGCCGACCGCGGCGCCGACGCCATCGACGTCTCCACCGGCCAGGTCGTCCCCGACGAACGCCCCGAGTACGGCCGCTCGTACCAGACCCCGTACGCCGACCGGATCCGCAACACGGTCGGGGTCCCCGTCATCGCCGTCGGCGCGATCTCCTCCTGGGACGACGTCAACTCCCTGCTCCTGGCGGGCCGGGCGGACCTCTGCGCCCTCGCCCGTCCCCACCTCTACGACCCGCACTGGACCCTCCACGCGGCGGCCGAGCAGGGCTACGAGGGCCCGGCCGCACCCTGGCCGGCCCCGTACCGCGCGGGCAGCCGTCCACCCCCGACGGGCCGCCGCGACCAGTGA